The following coding sequences lie in one Alloacidobacterium dinghuense genomic window:
- a CDS encoding succinate dehydrogenase — MSAAPDVVWKNGKFGQTSRRDAWWLSPTLVFLGFSAFIVYSTWAAFQNQYYTFGPYISPFYSPELFGSSSHALFGPKPHWLPGFLPYSPAFLILWIPGLFRLTCYYYRGAYYKSFWADPPACAVGEPRKSYLGERSFPLIMQNYHRYFLRLSYIVWFSLVYDAIVSFRFPSGFGIGVGSLVLTINVILLGGYVFGCHAFRHLIGGTFDSISEHPIRHKLYNAVSFLNSKHKNWAWASLFWVGFSDIYIRLCAMGIWHDWRLF; from the coding sequence ATGTCTGCAGCGCCCGACGTAGTCTGGAAAAACGGCAAGTTCGGCCAAACTTCGCGCCGTGATGCCTGGTGGCTTTCTCCCACCCTGGTCTTCCTCGGCTTCAGCGCCTTTATCGTTTATTCCACCTGGGCAGCATTTCAGAACCAGTACTACACCTTCGGACCATACATATCGCCGTTTTATTCACCGGAGCTTTTTGGCAGTTCGTCGCACGCGCTCTTCGGCCCGAAACCACACTGGCTTCCAGGCTTTTTACCCTATTCGCCTGCATTCCTCATCCTCTGGATTCCCGGCCTCTTCCGCCTTACCTGCTACTACTATCGCGGCGCGTACTACAAATCCTTTTGGGCCGATCCCCCCGCCTGCGCCGTAGGCGAACCGCGCAAAAGCTACCTCGGCGAGAGAAGCTTCCCGCTCATCATGCAAAATTACCATCGTTACTTCTTGCGCCTCTCCTATATTGTCTGGTTCTCCCTCGTCTACGACGCCATCGTTTCCTTCCGTTTCCCAAGCGGCTTCGGCATCGGCGTTGGCAGCCTCGTGCTGACCATCAACGTCATCCTGCTCGGCGGATACGTCTTCGGCTGTCACGCCTTCCGTCACCTCATCGGAGGCACCTTCGACTCCATCTCCGAGCACCCCATCCGCCACAAGCTCTACAACGCCGTCAGCTTCCTCAACAGCAAGCACAAGAACTGGGCATGGGCCTCCCTCTTCTGGGTCGGCTTCTCCGATATCTATATCCGCCTCTGCGCCATGGGCATCTGGCACGATTGGAGACTTTTCTAG
- a CDS encoding fumarate reductase/succinate dehydrogenase flavoprotein subunit: protein MPEFQRFSYDVLIIGAGGAGLRAAIEAAATGAKVGVVCKSLLGKAHTVMAEGGVAAALANVDDRDNWRVHFSDTMRGGQYLNNWRMAELHAKEAPECVRELEAWGALFDRTKDGRILQRNFGGHRYPRLAHVGDRTGLEMIRTLQDHGIHCGMEVHMECTVLSLLMDSGRVAGACGYDREKGRFHLWQAKAVVIATGGIGRAFKITSNSWEYTGDGLALAYRVGAELQDMEFVQFHPTGMVWPISVRGILVTEGVRGEGGVLRNSEGRRFMFDDIPDLYKEQTADTEEEGWRYTQGDKNARRPPELLTRDHVARCINIEVKAGRGSPHGGVFLDISWIKQHIPGSEEHIKRKLPSMYHQFKQLADLDITKEPMEVGPTTHYMMGGIRVDGDSQMSNVPGLFAAGEAAAGLHGANRLGGNSLSDLLVFGRRAGRYAAEFAKSNSAPTIDEQYLQSTATAALAPFERGPSGENPYQIQYDLQDTMQDLVGIVRTESEMEQALDKITQLDERAERIGITGNREYNNGWHTSFDVPNMLLVSEAVTHAAILRKESRGAQFREDFPNKDAEWGKYNIIVKQGTQGEMQIEKRAIAPMPEELKAVIAEMK from the coding sequence ATGCCCGAATTCCAACGCTTCTCCTACGATGTCTTGATAATCGGAGCGGGCGGAGCCGGACTGCGCGCCGCCATTGAAGCCGCAGCCACCGGCGCAAAAGTCGGCGTCGTCTGCAAATCGCTCCTCGGCAAAGCCCACACCGTCATGGCTGAAGGCGGAGTCGCCGCCGCACTCGCCAACGTCGACGACCGCGACAACTGGCGCGTCCACTTCTCTGACACCATGCGCGGCGGTCAATATCTCAACAACTGGCGCATGGCCGAACTGCACGCCAAAGAAGCTCCCGAATGCGTGCGCGAGCTCGAAGCCTGGGGTGCACTCTTCGACCGCACCAAAGACGGCCGCATCCTTCAGCGCAACTTCGGCGGCCATCGCTACCCTCGTCTCGCCCACGTAGGCGACCGCACTGGTCTTGAGATGATCCGCACCCTCCAGGACCACGGCATTCACTGCGGCATGGAAGTCCATATGGAGTGCACCGTTCTCAGCCTCTTGATGGACTCAGGACGCGTCGCCGGAGCCTGCGGCTACGATCGCGAAAAAGGCCGTTTCCATCTTTGGCAGGCAAAAGCCGTCGTCATCGCCACTGGAGGCATCGGCCGAGCCTTCAAAATCACCAGCAATAGCTGGGAATACACCGGCGACGGCCTCGCTCTCGCCTATCGCGTCGGCGCAGAACTCCAGGACATGGAATTCGTACAATTCCATCCAACGGGAATGGTCTGGCCCATCAGCGTTCGCGGCATCCTCGTCACCGAAGGCGTACGCGGCGAAGGCGGGGTCCTTCGCAACAGTGAAGGCCGCCGCTTCATGTTCGACGACATCCCCGACCTCTACAAAGAGCAAACCGCCGACACCGAAGAAGAAGGCTGGCGCTACACCCAAGGCGACAAAAACGCTCGCCGCCCACCCGAACTCCTTACGCGCGACCACGTCGCCCGCTGCATCAATATCGAAGTCAAAGCCGGGCGCGGCTCGCCGCACGGCGGCGTCTTCCTCGACATTTCATGGATCAAGCAGCACATCCCCGGATCCGAGGAGCACATCAAGCGCAAGCTCCCCAGCATGTACCACCAGTTCAAGCAGCTCGCCGACCTCGACATCACGAAAGAGCCAATGGAAGTCGGCCCCACCACGCACTACATGATGGGCGGCATACGCGTAGACGGCGACTCGCAAATGTCCAACGTTCCTGGCCTCTTCGCCGCCGGCGAAGCAGCCGCCGGCCTCCACGGCGCAAATCGCCTGGGCGGCAATTCCCTCTCTGATCTTCTCGTCTTCGGTCGCCGCGCCGGACGCTACGCCGCCGAATTCGCGAAGTCCAACAGCGCACCCACCATTGACGAACAATATCTGCAATCCACCGCAACCGCAGCCCTCGCACCCTTTGAGCGTGGCCCATCTGGCGAAAATCCCTACCAGATCCAATACGACCTGCAGGACACCATGCAGGACCTCGTCGGCATCGTGCGCACCGAAAGCGAAATGGAGCAGGCCCTCGACAAAATCACGCAACTCGATGAGCGCGCCGAGCGCATCGGCATCACCGGCAACCGCGAATACAACAACGGTTGGCACACGTCATTCGACGTCCCAAACATGCTGCTCGTCTCCGAAGCCGTCACCCATGCCGCCATCCTGCGAAAAGAAAGCCGCGGCGCCCAGTTCCGCGAAGACTTCCCCAACAAAGACGCCGAATGGGGCAAGTACAACATCATCGTCAAGCAAGGTACGCAAGGCGAAATGCAAATCGAGAAACGCGCCATCGCACCCATGCCCGAAGAACTCAAGGCCGTGATCGCAGAGATGAAATAA